CTGGTGGTTCTCAGAAGGATCTCTAAAACACAAAATAAAGAGTGTCATTAAGAGATGATCGTTGTAGTCTTAATGCAAGGTTTGAATATATTCACTCTAATAGATTAATACATCCATTATCTTATTACAAGTGCAAGAACAAATAAGTGATTTCGACCAGCAGTCTAGATCATTACTACATGAATGAAAATCTTAGCCTCTTAGGTAATGCAAAGCCTGCTACAAAAAAGGTAATGAATACCTTGTTCTTTTCTCTTACAATTTGTAGATTATCACGTGTACGCTTCCGAAGCCCCTAAAccgcacttttttttttgcaaagtttTTTACATATAAGTTTTTCTTGGACTAGTATTTTGAAACAATTTTTTAACTTTATGACAgttgatttatttattaattcatACCCTCAAAATATTATcgtaaaaatcaaataatctgTCATATATCTACGAACTTAGACAAAAAAAGAACTAAGCCTGCGAGACCTAGAGTTACCAAAATAATGATACTTGTTTTGAAACTATATCTGCAAttcttgtatatatttttcactCAGTCCTCTTGCATATTCAAGAAAAACACTATATCTGCAAttccttagttttttttaatgtggAGTAATTAAGCAGTTTGGTAGAAATTGGTATTTTGAGAGAGGATCATCTATCTATCACATGATTTAGCTGTTCTCTGTCTAGAACTAGAATagcttggatattttttaacGGAGTTGGTATTGTGGAAGGAAATTGAAGCTTTTATTGAAGTTTGTTCTCAAGGAGCCGCGTTTTAATTTCATGTCAATCCACAGGTTTGTCCATTTACAGAAGAAACTAAATAAAGTGGAACTCTCTCTAACATAACtacattttatttaaattgtttGAACTTCTTGAATTGTCCTTCGGGAGATGGTGAATGTTTCTACAGAAGCTTCGTATTTCTTACTTGGAGAACATTCTTTTGCTACTCATCAAAGTTTGTTTTTCACGAAATAATTAATTTGGTTTCCGAAGGCTAATTTCTGCTGTTTTGCTTCCACTTCAACGTAGGAACAAGTACTTTTCCTGAGATGTAGAAGAAATACTCGAAAGGAATGGTACATGTGAAGAGGACCACATCCTTTGTGCGATGGAACACTGGTCTGCATATTTATGAATGTTTTGAATGGAAATGTAACTTCTCTAAATACTATGAAGTTCTGATTCCGATAAAAAGATAGACTATGTATTTTCAATGCAAGAACTAGCAATTTAGATATTTGCTGAAATGTTCTTTTGATAGTTCAGTAATTTCTTAACTACTGGACCTTTTTTTTGTCTTGCAGCCATTCAAAACACAGCTGGTAAACAAGTTGACAGACTGAAACTAGAGAATTAAGTAAGGTAGCATCATGAATTTTCATTgtatttttagaagttttgaacTAATCAGCAAAATTTGATTGTAGCAGAGATAATCTACTCAACTTTCTTTTTGGATATTACAAAGAGATTGGAAGATCGATAGTAAATATCTTCATATACCCTATTATATATTTCCTCTAAATATTTCATCTGTACTTATGTGTTatgaaacgataggcgaacaaacgataaagaacaatagatcaatcacaaaagacacgagatttaacgtggaaaaccctcccaaaataggagagaaaaaaccacgggcgccagccagcaaaatatcttcactatatctgaggtgaggttacatcgccgcacggcggcttacaagaggtatatatatatatagtggaaccctaaaaagggatgatgatccgtaccgcgggggctccgcccccgcacccccgggcgtccccaggcgcacagcccaatgggccagcttcagccttcgctccgctacggcagaagctggcctttattaagtgcaaatgaatttggatcacaactcaacaaactccaccttgagacaaattccttcttgtaacatgaatcaatccttcaccctgaacacaacaaagacaaaaaccactttcggcgccaaatagcctctcgggctaaaccactataccaactaagcttgagcaaagctcaaacttagcaacaggaacaggctttgtcatcatatcagcaggattatcatgagtacttatcttgcatacctttagcttaccttgcgcgactacatcacgaacataatggtacttgatatcaatgtgctttgtcctctcatgaaacatctgatctttggtgaggcatatagcactttgactgtcacaaaacaagttaatgcaagaatcaactccacaaagctcagcaaacaatcctttcagccaaactgattctttacatgcttcagcaatagccatgtattctgcttcagtggtagactgggcaacaacaggctgcaacgttgccttccaactcacagcacaactaccaatggtaaacacataacctgtgagtgaccttctcttatccaaatctgcagcaaaatcagaatccacatatccaacaagccccttatcagtcctgccaaacttcaagcaagcatcagctgtgcctttgaggtacctgaaaatccactgaacagctttccagtgttctttaccaggattagccatgtatctactaaccaaactcatagcatgagataaatctggccgggagcaaaccatggcatacatcaaagaaccaacagcactagaaaatggaactctagacatgtattctacatcctcatcagtactagcacattgtaaagctgataatttaaaatgtgatgcaataggagtgctaacaggctttgcatcatgcatgttaaaacgctgaagaaccttcttaatgtagctttgctgactaagaaataacaaaccagaatttctgtctctagtgatttccatacctagaattttcttagcagcaccaagatccttcatatcaaactcactactcaactgtttcttcaatgtagtgatttgttccttgctcttggcagcaatcagcatatcatcaacatataacagcaagtatataggtgatccattaacaaatttaatatacacacagctatcaaattcagacctcttaaagccatgtgacaatataaatgaatcaaaccttttataccattgacgaggagactgtttcaaaccatacaaagatctttttaacttgcaaacataatcctccttaccaggtactatgaatccttctggctggtccatgtatatctcctcctcaagctttccatgtaaaaatgctgtcttcacatctaactgctcaagctcaagatcatgcatagcaacaatactgaagaatgtgcgaattgaactatgctttacaaccggagagaacacatcattataatcaacaccagcaatttgactgaaaccttttgctactaaccttgccttaaacctcggaggctcgctaggagataaaccctcctttctcttgaagatccatttacaacgaacaggcttcttctgttttggcaagtgcacaagctcccatgtgccattcttctcaagagactgcatctcctcctgcatagctgagatccacttctcacggtctccagaaacaacagcttcagtgtatgtggctggctcaaaagtattctccacctgttcagcacaactaaaagcgtaataaaccatatcacattcctcaataagacggactggagctccacaactcctctttgttctgcgatgggcaataggttcatcttgaggctgcaaaacaggaggtgagtgctgaacagtatcattaacatcattaccaacaatttcagtttcctgatcatccacgtgctccacctgcacgctaacatattgctgctcctcatctgaaccacctggtatgacatctgtgggcaagctgtcattaaacataacagattcattgaaaacaacactcctgctcatgaaggtcttgttagtttcaggatttcataacttatatccttttactcctgaaccataacctagaaatagacacttaatagctctaggctctaattttccattatcaacatgagcataagcagtgcatccaaaaactctcaactgtgaataatcagcaggcataccagaccatacctcaatgggagttttcttattaagtgggatagaaggcgacctgttgatcaagtagcaggcggtgttagcagcctctgcccaaaaacgcttgttcatgcgagcgttggacagcatgcaacgagccttggagatgatggttcggttcatgcgctcagctacaccattctgctgtggagtgtacgggatggtgtgatgcctaacgatgccttccttcctgcagtaatcatcaaaagcatctgaacaaaattcaccaccattgtcagtgcgaagtacttttacctccttctcagtttgcctttctatcataactttccactccttaaaagcagcaaatgtatcatctttatgtttcaggaaatagggccacacttttctagagtaatcatcaataatggtaagcatataacgagcaccaccaagagagggcttacgagaaggcccccacaaatcagcatgtacataatcaagtatacctttggtgcgatgaactgaggtattgaattttaccctcttgtgcttaccaaaaacacagtgctcacagaacttcatgttaccctgagtgcagccatccagcaggttcctcttcatcaattctgccataccaagttcactcatatgtccaagacgcatgtgccacaggttagtcttactaggttcatctttagtaacagcagcagcggtaacagaaccatgtaatgtacttcctctaaggacatataagtttgcagaattcatatcaccaatcatgTAAACAAGAGAACCTTTTGATACCTTTATaactccacctgaaccggagtatttgtatccttctgcatcaagtgtgctgagagagatgagatttctcgccatccctggtatgtgtctcacatctttcagcgtgcgtgtcatgccatcatgagtcttgatctgaacggagccaatgcccacgatctcgcgtgggttatcatctcccatgcgcacaacatctccattctgcacagacttgtaagaactaaaccaatctctgttaatgcagatatgaaacgaacatgcagtatcaagtatccattcatcatgactagcaacacaaccagcaaaaacaacaagacaatctcctgaatcagagttttcagcactggtaacaacagaggccttaccatcagatttccttttctccttattctgcagcttccaacattcttcaatgaagtgatttttctttttgcaatacttacagaactttttacctctggatttagaacggcctctactctgactcttgtcacgatcattgctgtcgttgtaggttctctgctcagatctacctctgacctgcaatgcttcgcccttagaggacgacgcatcagactgaaccatacctttcatcttctccctattttggagcgcctcataaacttccgctagggttagttcatcacggcttaaaagtatggtgtcacgaaaatttgcatatgaactaggcagtgagcataacagtaaaagacctaaatcttcatcatcaaactgtacctccatcgacactaggtcggcaacgatctccttgaagaccgatatgtggttcaacacagaaccactctcctgcaacttgtgcgagaacaacttcatcttgatatgcatcttactggttagatctttagacatgcagatcgattccagtttgagccaaagttctgcggcagtcttttcctgcaacacttcttgcaaaatatcattagatagatgaagttggattagcgacagagccttacgatctttccgcttctcctcagcggtccactcagtcgttttcttcttcccgaagctttccagcgcctcatcaagatccgaagtttgcgccagaacagcccgcatcttgacttgccacagcgagaatctcgtcttgtagtctagcagcggtagatcatacttcatcgacgccatcgcgaaaccctaatctgggaaccagctctgataccacttgttatgaaacgataggcgaacaaacgataaagaacaatagatcaatcacaaaagacacgagatttaacgtggaaaaccctcccaaaataggagagaaaaaaccacgggcgccagccagcaaaatatcttcactatatctgaggtgaggttacgtcgccgcacggcggcttacaagaggtatatatatatatagtggaaccctaaaaagggatgatgatccgtaccgcgggggctccgcccccgcacccccgggcgtccccaggcgcacagcccaatgggccagcttcagccttcgctccgctacggcagaagctggcctttattaagtgcaaatgaatttggatcacaactcaacattatgctccctccgttttaataGATGGCGCTATCGACTTTTAGCTCGACACTTGTCCATTTGTCTTATGACAAGtttatataaatatcatttattttgttgtgacttattttaaaattttaattatgacTTATAGTTTAACATATTCATACTAAATtgttaaataaaacgaatgatcaaatgctATTTCAAAAGTCAATgatgttatctattaaaaacatGTTTTTAATAGTATTCCTTTTCAGTATTCTCCTTTCTTAGGTTTTTTGCTGCTGCTTGGGTATGCACCCATGATGAAATCACTGCTTTCCACCCTACAGAAGATGGATTTGAAAATAGAAGTAATCACctgctaaaagcctaaaagtacATTTTCGATGCTGATAACCTATATATTGAACTATTGTTGTAATGGCAATTTTGCAGGAAGGAAATCATTGCGAGGCACTCATATATTCGCAAATCATCTATATCAATCGCAGGGGATTAAGATCCTCTAACTTACTTCTCTCTAACTCGTGTTTTGAGAGAGGATCATCTATCTATCACATGATTTAGCTGTTCTCTGTCTAGAACTAGAATACCTTGGATATTTTTTAACGGAGTTGGTATTGTGGAAGGAAATTGAAGCTTTTATTGAAGTTTGTTCTCAAGGAGCCGCGTTTTAATTTCATGTCAATCCACAGGTTTGTCCATTTAATTAAGAAACTAAATAAAGTGGAACTCACTTACTTCTCTCTGACTTTAAATCACTGACATGTGCACCCACTGGGTAGAGGGCCTCTTCCAGTCGCAAGTTTTGACAGCAGCAGTTAGTGTTCAGCTTAGAATATTCTCCGTCAGAAGCAAAATGAATCGAATAATCTGTTTGTTGCCAACTCTTTGTGAGGTCTCTGCACCAATTGTAACCTTCTTGTATTCTCTGACACCACTATAAATTAGaaacaaatattattttctatacttctttaaaaaaagagagtactGGTAGTAACGAGTGCATCTGTCACCAGTCCACCATCCTATCACCAACTCCCTAAAGTTCTGTCCATCCTCTCTCCAAATAGCTGCATATTGTTTGAACTCTGAATGATAATAGCTACTAATTGAGTCCGCTTAAAATTTTTAggcaaaaaatataaaaagacaaaaaaaacatcaaactaATTCTGAAATTAAGctataatatttgaaatatatttttatgtgcaaTATGATGATGTgattattttataaaattccgTAATAATGTTTGGGCATTCTGCTGGTAGAGTTTACAAAATATAGAAGTATAAGTCAAGATTATAGTTGCTTATAATTTCTTTGATGCTGAAGCAAAtcagaacaaaataaataatatttacatattttttaataagataaatgatcaaacatcACGTTAAAAGTGAAGTCAAAGGTATCATAGAAAACAAACGTAGGGAGTAATTTGCTTCACacaaatttatattttacaaaagaaatGGACATGTTACATAGTGGAAGACACGACTGGCTGAGTTTTTTTCCCCCAATTTTTCCAACTCACttctctcgtttttcacgtgCACACCGTTAAAACTACTAAACCAAacgtttttctttttgcaaatatcatattaatatactttttaaaataaaataggaattaattaattaattataagaaaatgTGTCTGCTCCGTTTAACTTGCGCACGAGGTGAGTTACacatatttattaagcaacacgACGATCGCGACCATGAAGATCAGCACGATCACCGCAGCGCACACCATGCTGCACAACCCATCTTCGTCGTCGGCGCTCCGCGCCGtcgtccgctgccgccgccgccgctgcacgtTGGACAAGCCCGCATTTCCCAGCTCGACGTCGACGAACTCGCCGGTGAGCTGACGTCTTGGCGGTGGGTTCATCGTCTcaggagggagaggcggagcTGATGGCGTGACCAGCTGGCGCAAGGgatcgacgtcgacgacggtgGAGCTCACGTTTCCCAGCTCGACGTCGACGAACTCGCCGCTGAGCTGACGTTCTggtgggagaggcggcgccgacggcggcggcactggTGGAGGCCCGACGACCTGGATCGACATCACCGGTAgccgagacgacgacggcggcgcgcgcgcagcAACGACCGATGAACCAGCAGTTGAGGTCTAGCTTTGCTTACTTATTGCAGCTGTGGCTTTGGATTCAGGAGATGGCTTTCGTGTCCAACATATATATTCAGATCGACGCTCTGATTCAGAATCCGAATCGGACAACGAGAAATCTTGGACGTGACAGCCAACGGAGTCCGACATCAAGTCGAAGTCGGAGTTGGATACGCGTGTGCGAGAGACGCGATGCAGCTACAAATCGCATCCATGAACGAACGATCCA
The nucleotide sequence above comes from Oryza glaberrima chromosome 11, OglaRS2, whole genome shotgun sequence. Encoded proteins:
- the LOC127754651 gene encoding uncharacterized protein LOC127754651, with product MSIQVVGPPPVPPPSAPPLPPERQLSGEFVDVELGNVSSTVVDVDPLRQLVTPSAPPLPPETMNPPPRRQLTGEFVDVELGNAGLSNVQRRRRQRTTARSADDEDGLCSMVCAAVIVLIFMVAIVVLLNKYV